Part of the Gaiellales bacterium genome, CAACTCGCTCAAGCAGCGGATGCCGCGGCTGCTGCCGTGGCTGGATGAGCGCCGGCCCGACGTCGTCTGCCTCCAGGAGACGAAGCTGCCCGACGACGCGCTGTCCGAGCTGCTCGGCGACCAGCTCACGAGCCGCGGCTACGAGATCGCCGCGCACGGCGAATCGGCGTGGAACGGCGTGGCGATCGTCTCGCGTGTCGGGCTCGACGACGTCCGGCCGGGACTGCCTGACGGGCCCGGCTTCCCGCATCCCGAGGCCCGTGCCATCGCCGCGACCTGCGGGGGCGTGCGCGTCTACTCGGTGTACGTGCCGAACGGCCGCGCGCCCGATTCCGATCACTACCGCTACAAGCTCGCGTGGCTGGCCGCGCTGCGCGACGCGGTGTCGGCCGAGCCGCCGTCGACCGTCGTCTGCGGCGACATGAACATCGCGCCGGCCGACGAGGACGTGTTCGACCCGGACGCCTACGCCGGCCACACGCACGTGACGCAG contains:
- a CDS encoding exodeoxyribonuclease III; the protein is MRIATWNVNSLKQRMPRLLPWLDERRPDVVCLQETKLPDDALSELLGDQLTSRGYEIAAHGESAWNGVAIVSRVGLDDVRPGLPDGPGFPHPEARAIAATCGGVRVYSVYVPNGRAPDSDHYRYKLAWLAALRDAVSAEPPSTVVCGDMNIAPADEDVFDPDAYAGHTHVTQPERRALGELLSLGLHDVVRDRWPAERVFSYWDYRAGMFHQDLGMRIDLILAGDPVSARVKAAWIDRKARKGSGPSDHAPVIVDLDDAPDGDIGPVVPPPSRPVTNRGAKRLPQSAPADR